The following proteins come from a genomic window of Alphaproteobacteria bacterium:
- the rpoC gene encoding DNA-directed RNA polymerase subunit beta' gives MNDLMSIFTPAATTRRFDDIRISIASPEKIRSWSYGEVKKPETINYRTFKPERDGLFCAKIFGPIKDYECLCGKYKRMKHRGIVCEKCGVEVIQAKVRRERMGHVELASPVAHIWFLKSLPSRIGTLLDMTLKEIERILYFENYVVTEPGLTPLKQNELITEDAYLEYLDEYGDDAFEAGIGAEAIRDMLIAIDLEEERVTLREDLAQTGSEAKRKKFIKRLKLVEAFIESRNRPEWMILEVVPVIPPELRPLVPLDGGRFATSDLNDLYRRVINRNNRLKRLLELRAPDIIVRNEKRMLQESVDALFDNGRRGRVITGANKRPLKSLADMLKGKQGRFRQNLLGKRCDYSGRSVIVVGPELKLHECGLPKKMALELFKPFIYSRLELYGMATTIKAAKRMVEKERPEIWDILEEVIREHPVLLNRAPTLHRLGIQAFEPKLIEGKAIQLHPLVCAAFNADFDGDQMAVHVPLSLEAQLEARVLMMSTNNILSPANGKPIIVPTQDIVLGLYYLTIEREGLAGEGMTFASVSEIEHACENGTLHLHARIKARYHTVDAESNPVAEVVDTTPGRMLLSEILPRHPRISFDLINRLLTKKELTQVIDEVYRHCGQKETVLFADHIMAMGFSRACRAGISFGKDDMVVPEAKEALVNDTRDMVKEFERQYAEGLITQGEKYNKVIDIWSQCTDKVADAMMAGIAGGDAGDTSLNSVYMMAHSGARGSPAQMKQLAGMRGLMAKPSGEIIETPIISNFKEGLTVLEYFNSTHGARKGLADTALKTANSGYLTRRLVDVAQDVIITEIDCGTIAGLDVAAVVEGAEVIAPLADRILGRTASIDILDPVSDKVLVPSACLIDEAAVLAVEAAGVEHVKIRSVLTCETEEGVCAVCYGRDLARGTVVNVGEAVGVIAAQSIGEPGTQLTMRTFHIGGAVSQTAQQSAIESTIDGTLTVENRNAVNDSTGTPVIMSRNCELVVKDEQGRERARHRVPYGSRLLVDDAQPVSRGTKLAEWDPHMRPVISEKSGTVKYLDLVEAVTMREEVDEATGIASRRVIEWKQTGKTGELRPRILLVDESGEPVTLSNGRDAQFELPINAVLSVEVDDSVHAGDVLARIPLEGSKARDITGGLPRVAELFEARKPKEFAIMSESDGRVEFGKDYKAKRRVVVVPEEEGAEPSEYLIPKGKPITVQEGDLVRKGDLLMDGSRVPHDILKVLGVAELASYLIDEIQEVYRLQGVKINDKHIEVITRQMLQKIEIDDPGETTFLNGEQVDKVEFREVNHKAETDGRRIATATPVLQGITKASLQTNSFISAASFQETTRVLTDAAVTGRSDRLHGLKENVIVGRLIPAGTGRFMNIMKGVAGTRDREIIEARQAVAAAEADAGQALIEAEESGAA, from the coding sequence ATGAATGATTTGATGAGCATCTTCACACCGGCCGCAACTACGCGTCGGTTCGACGATATCCGTATCTCGATCGCCAGCCCGGAGAAGATCCGGTCGTGGTCGTACGGTGAGGTGAAGAAGCCCGAGACCATCAACTACCGCACTTTCAAACCTGAACGCGACGGCCTGTTCTGTGCCAAGATCTTCGGGCCGATTAAGGACTACGAATGCTTGTGCGGTAAATATAAACGCATGAAGCATCGTGGCATCGTCTGCGAGAAGTGTGGCGTGGAGGTGATCCAGGCAAAGGTGCGGCGCGAGCGCATGGGTCATGTCGAGCTGGCCTCACCCGTGGCTCACATCTGGTTTCTCAAGTCGCTGCCGTCTCGCATCGGCACGCTACTCGATATGACTCTCAAAGAGATCGAGCGGATTCTCTATTTTGAGAATTACGTTGTGACCGAACCGGGCCTGACGCCGCTCAAGCAGAATGAGCTGATCACCGAGGACGCCTATCTCGAATATCTCGACGAATATGGCGATGATGCTTTCGAGGCGGGCATCGGTGCCGAGGCCATTCGCGACATGCTGATTGCGATCGACCTGGAAGAAGAGCGTGTGACGCTGCGCGAGGACTTGGCCCAGACCGGCTCCGAGGCCAAGCGCAAGAAGTTCATCAAGCGCCTCAAGCTCGTAGAGGCCTTCATCGAGTCGCGCAATCGTCCAGAGTGGATGATTCTTGAGGTGGTGCCGGTAATCCCGCCGGAGTTGCGCCCGCTGGTGCCACTCGACGGCGGTCGCTTTGCGACCTCCGATCTTAACGATCTCTATCGTCGCGTCATTAATCGTAATAACCGCCTCAAGCGGCTGTTGGAGCTGCGCGCGCCTGATATCATCGTGCGCAATGAAAAGCGCATGCTGCAGGAGTCCGTGGACGCCCTGTTTGACAACGGCCGCCGCGGCCGCGTCATCACCGGCGCCAACAAGCGGCCGTTGAAGTCGCTCGCTGATATGCTTAAGGGTAAGCAGGGTCGCTTCCGGCAGAACCTGCTTGGCAAGCGCTGCGACTATTCTGGTCGCTCGGTGATCGTGGTGGGACCTGAACTTAAACTGCACGAGTGTGGGCTACCCAAGAAGATGGCGCTCGAGTTGTTCAAGCCCTTCATCTACTCCAGGCTCGAGCTCTACGGTATGGCCACCACCATAAAGGCGGCCAAGCGCATGGTGGAGAAGGAGCGTCCCGAGATCTGGGATATCTTGGAGGAGGTGATCCGCGAGCATCCAGTACTGCTCAACCGGGCACCAACGCTGCATCGCCTCGGTATCCAGGCCTTTGAGCCCAAGCTCATCGAGGGTAAGGCGATCCAGCTGCATCCACTGGTCTGTGCTGCCTTCAATGCCGATTTCGACGGCGACCAAATGGCCGTGCATGTGCCCCTGTCGCTGGAGGCCCAGCTTGAGGCACGGGTTTTGATGATGTCGACCAACAACATTCTCAGCCCGGCCAACGGCAAGCCGATCATCGTGCCGACCCAGGATATCGTGCTTGGTCTCTACTATCTGACGATCGAGCGCGAGGGCCTAGCGGGCGAGGGCATGACATTCGCTTCGGTATCGGAGATCGAGCACGCTTGTGAGAACGGGACGCTACACCTGCATGCTAGGATCAAGGCGCGCTACCATACGGTCGACGCGGAGAGCAATCCGGTTGCCGAGGTTGTCGATACGACACCCGGGCGCATGCTGCTTTCGGAAATTTTGCCGCGACATCCGCGTATCAGCTTTGACCTGATCAATCGCCTGCTGACCAAGAAGGAACTGACCCAGGTCATCGATGAGGTCTATCGGCACTGCGGTCAGAAAGAGACGGTTCTGTTCGCGGATCACATCATGGCGATGGGCTTCTCGCGCGCCTGCCGCGCCGGCATCTCTTTCGGCAAGGATGATATGGTCGTTCCGGAGGCCAAGGAGGCCCTGGTGAACGATACCCGAGACATGGTCAAAGAGTTTGAGCGTCAATATGCTGAAGGCCTGATCACCCAAGGCGAGAAGTACAACAAGGTCATCGACATCTGGTCCCAGTGCACGGACAAGGTGGCGGACGCGATGATGGCTGGCATTGCTGGCGGTGACGCGGGCGACACCTCGCTCAACTCGGTCTATATGATGGCCCATTCCGGTGCCCGTGGCTCGCCAGCGCAGATGAAGCAGTTGGCCGGCATGCGTGGTCTCATGGCCAAGCCATCGGGCGAGATTATCGAGACGCCGATCATCTCCAATTTTAAAGAGGGGCTGACGGTTCTCGAATATTTCAACTCTACCCACGGCGCCCGCAAGGGGCTAGCGGATACGGCGCTGAAGACCGCGAATTCAGGCTACCTGACGCGCCGTCTCGTTGATGTTGCCCAGGATGTGATCATCACCGAGATAGATTGTGGCACAATCGCGGGCCTCGATGTGGCGGCGGTGGTCGAAGGTGCCGAGGTGATCGCGCCGCTGGCCGACCGCATTCTCGGGCGTACCGCCTCGATCGATATCCTCGATCCGGTTAGCGACAAGGTGCTGGTGCCGAGCGCCTGTTTGATCGATGAAGCCGCGGTGCTGGCTGTCGAGGCGGCCGGCGTCGAACACGTCAAGATCCGCTCGGTGCTGACCTGCGAGACCGAGGAAGGCGTTTGCGCTGTCTGCTACGGTCGCGATCTTGCGCGCGGCACGGTGGTTAATGTTGGTGAGGCCGTGGGCGTTATCGCCGCCCAGTCGATCGGTGAGCCTGGCACCCAACTCACCATGCGTACCTTCCACATCGGTGGTGCTGTCAGCCAGACTGCCCAGCAGTCGGCCATCGAGAGCACCATCGACGGCACACTTACGGTGGAGAACCGCAACGCGGTAAACGATTCGACGGGCACTCCCGTGATCATGAGTCGCAATTGCGAGCTCGTGGTTAAAGACGAGCAGGGCCGCGAGCGGGCACGGCATCGTGTCCCCTATGGCAGCCGCCTGTTGGTCGATGATGCTCAGCCGGTCAGTCGTGGCACCAAGCTTGCTGAGTGGGACCCGCACATGCGGCCCGTGATCAGCGAGAAGTCTGGCACGGTCAAGTATCTCGATCTGGTTGAGGCTGTGACCATGCGCGAGGAGGTTGACGAGGCGACCGGCATCGCCAGTCGCCGCGTCATCGAGTGGAAGCAGACTGGCAAGACCGGTGAACTGCGTCCACGTATTCTCCTGGTCGATGAGAGTGGCGAGCCGGTGACCCTATCGAACGGCCGCGACGCTCAGTTCGAGCTACCCATCAATGCCGTGCTCAGCGTTGAAGTGGATGACAGCGTCCATGCTGGTGACGTGCTGGCGCGGATCCCGCTCGAGGGCTCGAAGGCACGCGACATTACTGGTGGCCTGCCGCGCGTGGCAGAGCTGTTCGAGGCGCGCAAGCCCAAGGAATTCGCGATCATGAGCGAAAGCGACGGGCGGGTCGAGTTCGGAAAGGATTACAAGGCCAAGCGCCGCGTGGTGGTGGTACCCGAGGAAGAGGGCGCGGAGCCTTCCGAGTATCTTATTCCGAAGGGCAAGCCCATCACCGTTCAGGAGGGAGATCTCGTCCGCAAGGGCGATCTTCTGATGGATGGTAGCCGGGTGCCGCACGACATTCTCAAGGTGCTCGGTGTGGCGGAACTTGCATCGTACCTGATCGACGAAATCCAAGAGGTCTATCGCCTGCAGGGCGTGAAGATCAACGATAAGCACATCGAGGTGATTACGCGCCAGATGCTGCAGAAGATTGAGATCGACGATCCCGGCGAGACCACGTTCCTCAATGGCGAGCAGGTTGATAAGGTGGAGTTCCGCGAGGTCAACCACAAGGCCGAGACCGATGGGCGGCGTATCGCGACCGCGACGCCAGTGCTGCAAGGCATCACCAAAGCTAGCTTGCAGACCAATTCCTTCATTTCGGCGGCATCGTTCCAGGAAACCACGCGTGTACTGACAGATGCCGCTGTGACCGGACGTTCTGACCGGCTCCACGGGCTTAAGGAGAACGTCATAGTCGGACGCCTGATTCCGGCCGGCACGGGCCGTTTTATGAACATTATGAAGGGGGTCGCCGGCACCCGGGATCGGGAGATCATCGAGGCGCGTCAGGCGGTGGCGGCTGCCGAGGCCGACGCGGGCCAGGCTCTCATCGAAGCGGAGGAGTCTGGGGCCGCTTGA
- the rpsL gene encoding 30S ribosomal protein S12: MPTINQLVRKGRQRQVEHNKVPALEACPQKRGVCTRVYTTTPKKPNSALRKVARVRLTNSFEVTSYIPGEGHNLQEHSVVMIRGGRVKDLPGVRYHIIRGTLDTEGVNDRRQRRSKYGAKRPK; the protein is encoded by the coding sequence GTGCCGACGATCAATCAACTGGTGCGCAAGGGCCGACAGCGTCAAGTGGAGCATAACAAGGTGCCGGCGCTCGAAGCCTGTCCGCAGAAACGCGGGGTCTGCACGCGCGTCTATACGACCACGCCGAAAAAGCCGAACTCGGCGCTGCGCAAGGTCGCGCGTGTGCGCCTGACCAATAGCTTTGAGGTCACCAGCTACATTCCTGGCGAGGGCCATAACCTTCAGGAGCACTCGGTGGTGATGATCCGCGGTGGTCGCGTCAAGGATCTTCCTGGCGTGCGCTACCATATCATTCGCGGCACGCTGGATACTGAAGGTGTCAATGATCGCCGCCAGCGGCGCTCCAAGTACGGCGCCAAGCGTCCCAAATAG
- the rpsG gene encoding 30S ribosomal protein S7 encodes MSRRHAAEKREILGDAKFGDVVVTKFMNNLMHDGKKSCAERIVYGAFDRIAGRNSGDPLQLFHDALENVKPNVEVKSRRVGGATYQVPVEVRNDRRQALAIRWLIDAARNRSEKTMVERLSNELMDAAVNRGSAVKKREDTHRMAEANKAFSHYRW; translated from the coding sequence ATGTCACGCCGGCACGCCGCGGAAAAACGCGAGATCTTGGGCGATGCTAAATTTGGCGACGTCGTTGTCACCAAGTTCATGAATAATCTGATGCACGACGGCAAGAAGTCGTGCGCGGAGCGAATTGTGTATGGCGCGTTCGATCGTATCGCCGGGCGCAACAGTGGCGATCCGTTGCAGCTCTTTCACGATGCGCTCGAGAACGTGAAGCCCAATGTTGAAGTGAAGTCGCGTCGCGTCGGCGGCGCCACCTATCAGGTGCCGGTGGAGGTTCGCAACGACCGTCGCCAAGCGCTTGCCATTCGCTGGCTTATTGATGCGGCGCGCAATCGGTCGGAAAAAACCATGGTCGAGCGCCTGTCGAACGAACTCATGGATGCTGCGGTGAATCGCGGTTCTGCGGTGAAGAAGCGGGAGGATACACATCGCATGGCTGAAGCCAACAAAGCCTTTTCCCATTATCGCTGGTAG